TGCCGCGTGCATTGCCGTAGCCTTGTTTGCCGAACAGCTTGAACTCGTGTTCCGTGTCATCGGCGCGAATCACCAGTTTCTGCGGCGTGCCGAAATAGACGTACGGCGTCAAATCAAGTTCAATCGGCGTATAGCCGCCGCGGTGCTCTCCGATCTTGTGGCCGTCCAGCCAGACCGTGGTGTGCCAGTCCGAGGCGCCGATGATCAGATGCACCTGTTTGCTCTTCCATTTTTGCGGAACCACAATGTCCCGGTGATACCAGCCGATATCCGCCTGATCGGTGATCCCGGACAGGGGCGCGCCCCAGGGAAACGGAACGGTGATCTCCTGTCCAAAGTCCTCCGGGTAGCGGTACCATTGCTCGGAATTGCCGCGGTCCTGCGGATGGAACCGGAAATTCCAGTCGCCGTTCAGATTGATCCACTCGCTGCGCTTGAAATCCGGTCGCGGATGTTCGGGCAGGGGGATGGTTTGGGAATATAATGAGACGATGCAGAGCAGGGTGAGGGATAGTATTATTTTATTCATCAGAACTCCTGTTTCAGGTGATTCAGTTTTATGGTGTGATCATCAGCGGTATGAAAATCATCTGTGCATCCGATAAACCGCTGATTTCAGGCCGTGCCCGGTTGGATATTCACTCCTCTGAAAGACACACCGATGTTTTCGTTTAGCGCCAAAGCGCGTTATGTATTATGCACAAAATTATGCCAATATTCAACAAGTTTTTATTTCAAGATGATATGAATTTCAGCTTTTTTAGTACTGCACACCGGTTTGCCGTCCTGCTGAGAAACGCAGGCCGTCCGCTCGGCTGCCTGTCTTCCGCTTCCCCCTCTGTTTTCATAATGTGCTATGTTTGTATGCATTGCCTAAGAATACTTGTTTGATCTGATTTGCATTCGAGAACCTGTCTTTTCGGATATTGATCTCGGAACGGTTGCTGTTATTATGGTAATTTTCGAGTTCAACCGCACCCTCTCGTGCCAAAACTTCATTTTGGTACGCCATTGCCCGCGAAACTTTGTTTCGTGTCTGTCCTGGGTCTCAGATCATATCTCACGATTGCGTCTGGATTCCACCCCGTCGCGCAGGAGTGTCGAAGGCTCTACCTCTTGAAACGCTGAAACTCATAGCTCTACCTCCGGTTATTAACGGCTTGGAGGCCGTGTAACAGAAGGATTGCTCACAGTAGGATGGGTTTGTAACGAATTTTCATTAAACCCGGATAAACGTCATTACAAACCCATCCTACTCACAAATGGTAATTGCAACATTGCCTCTCTTATGCCCCTGATCCACATAGCGGTGAGCCTCGACTATGTCATTCAGGGAATACGTCCGGTCCAGAACGGGCCTGAGTTTGTTCTGCTCGATCAGGTCTTTGAGAAACAGCAGATCGTTTTCCGTCATTTTTTCAAGATGCGAATTATTGAGAAACACCCCGTTCGTTTTCAATATGGGTTTGCAGCGGCGGCGACTGGATTTCATCACAGCGTCATAGACCACATCGTATCGGTCGCCGGTTTTGGTAAAATCCTCACGGGTATAATCAATGACTTTATCCGCTCCCAGGGATAGAACCAGCTCAAAATTCCCGGCGCTGCACACTGCCGTGACATTGGCGCCATAATATTTGGCCAGCTGAATCGCATAGGTGCCGAGACTGCCGGAGGCGCCGTTGATGAGGATGCTTTGTCCCTTGCGGATATCGGCTTTTTGCAGGTTTTTCAATGCTGTCAGGGCGCCGGCCGGAACCGCAGGCCGCTTGTCGCAGGAGAGATTTCCGGGTTTCAGGGCAATCAGTCCGTTTCGTTCCGGATTTCCGTTTTTCACGGGCAGGCAGCGGTATTCGGCATATCCGCCCAGCCCGAATCCGGTAAAGGCAAACACCGCATCTCCCGGTTTGAATGCGGCCACGTTGTTGCCGACGGATTCAATGATCCCGGCGATTTCCATGCCGGGAATCAGATTCTTTTTCGGTTTGAACAATCCAAAGGCCAGCCGCACCGGAAACGGATCGGCCCGGCGGATACGGGTGTCGCCGATATGGGCGGTGGCGGCGGCTGTTTTGATCAATACTTCGTTGTTGTTCGGGACCGGTTTTTCCACCTGTGTGATTTTCAGGACATCCGGCGGACCGTAGCGGGCGCATATAACGGCTTTCATGTCAAGATTCCCATTACAGATTCAAAATTTGATACATCCATAATCCTCTTCTTGTAACAATTTATTGACTTTCTTTATCAAAATACTTGGGATCAAATTCCCCTCCCAGCCATTCAATGGTGCTTTCATATTCTTTATGATCAGGATCTTTGAGGATGTCCAGCATGTCAGAATAACCGAATGCACCCCCGCAATCCTCCGGCGGACAATTCATCTCACCGTCCAGACAGACAGGATATTGGGTGTCTTCATCAAAGGCAAGTATCTTTTCCAGAACAATATCATGTTCCCAGCCATCGCCAAAGTCATACTCGTAAATGATTTTCTCTTTTTTGTTAATAAATCAGAGAGCCTAATATTTTTATAATCTACTTGAAAATTGTCATCAAAATCAATCTCTGGGGATTTATGTGTAAAAATAACATTGTTTTTGATAAATTGATGCGCTGTCAGCCGTCCCAGTGACCTTCTCTGGGTTCACCGAATCCGGGCAAATCTTTGCGGAACGACATGTAATTGTATTGGTTCTGCATGTCCCGCATCCAGTCGGACCACGCCTTGATGCGCGCCCGTTGTTGCGACGGCACCTGGCGCGGATCGCCGAGCACGATGGGCAGGGTGTTGATCAGGGATTTCAGGGCAAATTCAAACTCGGGATCGTCCAGCGCCTGATTGCCGATGACCAGCGAGCTGGCCGGCAGGGCGGGGGAGCGCCACCAGGCTATGTGACGAACGCGCAGGGGGCCCACCGGCGACGGCGATTCGAAATTGGACAGCCAGTTGACCTCGGCGTGCCTGGCAATGGCGTAATCCATGAGCTGCAGTTTGCCGGCGGTCTCGAACGTACAGTCGATGAACAGCTCCGGCGCCTCGCGGTGCAGATCATCAAACAGTCCCAAAAGACGTTCATAGAACACAATGAACGACTCGCGGTGATCGCGGTAATAGGGGTGATCCGTGGCATAGGACCCGGACAGCGAATCATTGTTCACATAAGCGCTGGTGACCACGGCGAAATCCAGTTTCAGATCCTGATCTCCGGTGTTGATGAACGTGCACACCTCTGCGTATGACCGGCAGTCCCGGATAGGTCAGATAGCGGATTCTCGATCTCGAAATCGGGTTGGGGGAACGCATCCGGCCAGACGCAGACACAGTCCGCTGCCGCCGCTGCTGTCCCGGATGACGGTTTTTCCCAGCAGCCGCCAGCCGCTGAATCCGCTGTAGAGCTTGTCATTGACGCGGAAGGAAAAATTGCGGCTTTTTGTGATAAATTGACTGCAATCGGCGTGCAGGAGCAGGGAAGTTGAGAACAGGCTGTCGTTCTGAAGCGTGAGGGTCCGGGTAATGCGGGCGTTTCCGATTTCATAGTCTGCCGGTGATCCGGTGATCCCGGACACGGGAAGGATAATACATAAAACCGCGAATATGAATGATATCATGGCGTTGCCTGTCTATTACTTTTTACCGGTTTGTAAAACTTGCACTACCGCCACATAAGACCGGTGATCTTTGGGCGTCAGGGTGAGGATGCGCTGCGGTCCCCACCAATCGGTGCCGTCGAAATGATCCCATTCGGGTTCTATGATTGTTTCCTCGCTCCAGGTGCGGGCGGCAACATCCAGCCATTTGACCGAGACTTTTTTTACATACACCCATGGGTCCAGGTGAACCGTGGCCCGGCCGGCGGGAAAATACACTGCATATGTTTTGCCGATATTTGCCAGACAATAGGAATCCACCGAGTTGCCCACGGTTGAGAACGCTTCATAGGGTTCGGCGCTGTAAATATCAAATGTATCCAGGAACATATTAACGGCGCGCAGGGTTTGCTGCGCGCGCTCGGAAAGTCCGATGCCCCAGCCCCAGGCGCCGCTGTCGCGCTGGCCGGTCGGTGAAACCGCGTGGACGCGGCGCCGCCGAAAATATTTCTCCAGAATCGTTCCACCGCTTCCTTTTCGCTCCCCGCTGCGGTATTGAGTCCGACACCCTCGCCATACACTTTGACGTTGTTGATGGGCATCGGCCCCTCGTCGCTCATGGCGATCATTTTTCGCCAAAAAAGCAGGTTTTCCCAATGTTTCTTGCCGACCGGTCCCAGGGCATCCTGGTTGTTCTGGGAAACATCAACAAAACTGAAAACATCCCGCCGGCTCATGACCCGGCGCACGGAAATGTCCGGCGCAAACCGCATGGTGGTCACGTGAATCGTTTTCCCCCGCGCTTTTGCCGCTTTTTTGATATCAGTCGCCCAGTAATTATCCCATTCCATGTCGAGACCGCTTTCATTGCCAATGTTGTAAATAATGTGATTGTATCGCGCCGAGATGGACATGAGACGGTCGACGTAACGATGCTGATAGTCGAGCGCTTTTTGATTTTCATCTTCAAGGGAACCGCCATAGTAATCCCAGGCATTTTCAATGGCGCCCGCTTCCCAGTTGATGTTGTTTTCAGGATTCAGAGGATGTACGGCAAAACGACCGTACACATCGTCGCCCGAAAGATCGAACCAGTCCGAGAGAGTCAGATGAACGATAATGCCGCGTTTTGCGGTCTCGTCGAGAAAAAAGGTTAATTGATCCCAATAAGCCTCGTTCCACTGCTCCAGATCGTAACGGCCGTTGTCGAGTTGTTTGACGGCAAAAATATTGCCTTCACTCCGGTCGCTCATGGTGTTGCGCACATAATTGCCGCCCATTGATTTTATCAGATCAAGATGCTCGATGAGAGCATCGCCGTTCCACTGAAGCAGGTTGTCGTCATCGCTGGCGCCGATGAGCATCATGGGCTTGCCGTCGTATTCCCAGAATACGCAGGAATTGTCGCGCCAGGGCTGAATGGAACCGGCATCGCCGGCCTGTGCATTGCCCGAGGCGGTCAGGAACATTGCGGTAAAAATGGTCATCCATAAAGTATGCGCCAAACGACTGAAAAATTTCTTGTCCATATTCTCCATCCTTTTCTTTTGGAAGTCATTTATTCCACCGGCCGGATCAAAACGACCCACTGATCATCCGACGGCGTCTTTAATACGCCGGGCAGTTCCGCGGTTTGCACATCGCTCCATTGCGACGTCCGGATTTGCAGCCACCTTGTCTCATAGTCACCGGCCGTAACGTCCAGAGTGACGCTGCCCTTGCCGGTAAAATAGACGGCATATTCCACACCTTTATCGGCCAGACAATAGGCTTCATTTTCTTCCCGGTTCATCAATAAATGATTCGCCGGCGTGCTGTTCATAAAATCGAGTTCATCGGTCAACATGCGCATGCTTTTTATGTGATGCCGGGCGACGTGATTCAGAGCCAGACCGTGAGGCGGCCGGTGAAAACGGGCGGATGCGTGTCCGGCAAAAATATTTCTCCAGAATCGCTCCTCGCCATCCTTGTGAAAACCGGTCCAGTATTCACCATCCTGTCCCAGGGTGTTCAGCATGCCGCCGTAAATTTTCACATTGTTAACGGGTCGGGGATGCTTTGAATACCGCACATGATTCCTGACAAACAGCGCGGTGTTGTAATGCACCTCGCCCCGCTGGGCATTGTGATTGGAAATATCGATAAACGAATAGGATTCCGGATCATTGATCGTGTTCGACGGTTTTGCCCACGTGCTCATCTCCGGGTCGGCACTGCTGCATACCATCCGCCCAAACCAGGGCTTTGGTTGACGGCGCCGGCAACCAGGCCGCTGGTGGGGTCCCAGTTGTCCCACATCTCGGTGACGTAAATCTCCTTGCCGGCCGAACAGGCGATGTCCCGGATATAGGCCGACCAGTAGCGGCCCCATTCCGGTCGGGCTTTGGTTTCATTGTCGATGCAATACAGCACATTGGGGTATTGCAGAGCGATGGACATGAGTGTATCGACAAATTTTTGCTGAGTTTCGAGAACCAGCCGATTGTTATCCAGTTTCGGCACCGAGCGGAAAAAGGGATTGTTTTTTTGCTGAGCCGGATAATCGATGTCTTCCGGGAGTCGACTCTGCGAGGCGGAATAGGATCGGTTCAGTTTCGGATTAAAGGGATTTTGCGCCCAGCCCGATTCGCCCCAGTAAAAATCATACGTGGCCCAGAGTTCAACCTGTGCTATAATATCCCGCTGCAACGCGAGCGACAGCAGATGTTCAAAGCGGTTCCAGTAATCGGGATTGGGTTTATCCAGATTGAACAGGCCGTTTTCCCGGACAAAGGGTTTTACGTTGCCGGAATCGCGGCTGCTCAGGGTGCAGCGCACATAATTGCCGCCAACCGAGGCCAGCAGGTCGAGATGTTCTTTTAGATTGTTTATCTGGAAAAGATTGTCATCGACCGTACCGCCGAGCAAAAGCACCGGCGCGCCGTTGTATTGCCAGTAAAGCGGATTCCGGGCGCCGGGCTGAATGTGCCCGATATCCTTGGCGTTGGCTGAACCGCCGGTCATCGTAACTATAAAGACGGCGGTAAAAACGGTCGATATACGACAGCAGGTTTGTTTGATTTCTGAAAACATCTCCAGGCTCCTTTGCTTATTTTTTATGACGCTCAAACCGCCGCCCGCCGCCGGCAGGCCCTATTTCAGCTCCCGCAGTTCAATATCTTTGAACCAGATTTTATTTTGCGAATTTTTATGCAGTTGCAGCGCAATATGTCCGCGCATGCCCACCTTGTACTTTTGGTGCGCATTGTCATCCAGAACGCCGGCGCCGTCGTAATCCGATACCACCACATTATTGACCCGGGTTTTAATGTGCGTCCCCCGGCAAATAATCGTCATATCGTTCCACCCGGTTTCTTCGTCTTCCCAGTAGTAAATCACTCTTTTAGGCGCATACGTTTCCTTGTCAATTTTCCAGTCGGGCAGGGACGGGTGAATCCACCGGCGGGTGTCGCGCGTTTCGTCATAAATAAAACCATTGCGCCATGGATTTTGCGGCTCAATATCCACCTGCGGCCCATCGAGCCAGCCGGCCTGGCCGCCTTCATCCACAACCGCTTTATCATCGTAGCGGCTGCGAATCTGGACGCCGGAATTCCCACGGTGTTGGCGCGAGACTTTGAATTTTAACCGCAATTCAAAATCGCTGTATTCTTTTTCATTTTGCAGCCACACATAGCCATGATCCGTGCTTCCCAGAGAATTGCAATAGATGGCGCCGTCATCCACCGACCAAAACGTTTGATCTTTATCTTTTTCCCGGCATTTGACCTGCCAGCCGTCGAGCGTTTCGCCGTTAAAGAGGCTTTGCCACTCGTGATCAGCCGAAAAAACTTCGATAGAGGTCATGTTGCCGCCGCCTTTATTGGGGCTTCCGGCGGCCGTGTAAATATTATTCTCGTATAAAATGGCGCTGCTGCCATGTCTGCCGATCGACAGCGGCGCTAGCTGTGTCCATGTGCCCGTGCTGAGATCAAGACACTGGGTTTGGTTATAGGCCTGGGCCTGGCTGGCCTCGCCGCCCATATAAATCAGGTTCGTGCCGATACTGACCATGCCGCCGGCCGCGGTGGGAACCGGCAGAGGCTCTTTCAGGGTGAACCATTTTTCCTCTTTAAAATCGTAATAATCCACCTGCGGGACAGTGGCGCTGAAAAAGGCGCCGAAATTATCCGGATGATGCACACTGGTGTTTCTGCCGCCGATGCAATACAGTTTGTCATCCACCACAACCGCCGGGAAATGATCACGGATATGCGGCGCGTCGGTCAGGATGTCCCACTCGCCGGTTTTCAAGTCGTAGCTATCGAAAGAGTTGGTCGTGCCGCTGGTATGCCCGAACTTGATGCCGCCCACCAGATAAATTTTATCGTTGTAAAGAACCGCGCCGGCGCCGCCTCTGCGCCGGTTTTCCGGAATCTCCGCGCCTTGTTTCCAGGTATCGGTCTGCGGGTAATACATCCAGATATGTTGCAGGGGGTGTTCCCTGGGATAGCCGCCGGTCATGGCTCCCATCAAATAGACGGCATCGCCGTAAACCACCGCCTGAAAGTGATGAATTTCCAGGGGCGATTTGCCTTTGGCTTTCCAGGAATGGGTTTGGGGATCGAAAACATTGACCGGATTCACGCCCCGACCTCCCAGTAGATAAAATTTGCCCTGGTATTCGACAAACGCGTTTTCGTGCCGTCCGGTGACCTTGTCCTCATTCTCGGCCTTGATGAGCGTCCAGCGGTAATCCGATAGAGGAGCAGGCTGACCTGTAACGGTCAACGCGGAAAACAAGATGAGGTGAATTGCAATATATAAAATCAGGTGATCGATCTTTAAAGCGCCGCGAATGTCCATCCGTTGCACGAACCGCATGGCGGCGATCATATTGTTTGTTTTCATGAGCTGGTCTCCTTTTGACTGTCATTATTCCGATTGCAGAATCAGCGCCGCCCCATGTCCCGCGCCGGGCGTTTTGAGCTGAAAGAGATTGTCATCGGACGTGCCGCCCAGCAACAACACCGGTTTGTTATTATACTGCCAGTAAGCGGGGTTTTGGTGAAACGGTTGAATGCGCCGGTCATCCTTCGCCGCGAATGCGTCATTGGTTGTTAGAATAATTATCATTGTTGCAACATAGATCGGTGCAAAGTATCGTCGATTGATTTTTATTAACATTTATTCACGTTCGTCTGTCAATTTTCTACCTCTGTATTATCGTTTTAAAAACAAAACCTGGTGGTTATCACTATCTGTATATCTGCAAAAGTTACAATAATAAATTATTTTATCATCTTTTTTCTAATTTTAATAAATTCCCAGGCCCGTAGCAGCCCAGTAAATACCACCATAAATATGGTCGAGAAAATTTTTGTCGCGGAAAAGCGCAGGCATGTGCCCAAACGAAGTATAGAATGATCGTCCACCCTCAAATTCGTGATACCAGGCCAAAGGATGAAAATCGCCCATGGCCGTAAATCGTGTATCATCGCCCCACGTTCTGTCCGGGTCATAGGTTGCTTCATCGGCAGTGACGAGATAATTTAAACCATCAACGAGCTCCGGGCCGAATGAATACAACTCGTCTGTCCAAATCCATTTGTCTGGTAAATGCATGGTTGAAGGATGATTTTTATGGATTACATGCAAAACCGCAGTTTGTTCTTCAGGATGACCTGTAAACACCCGTCCCACCAGTTTCCTGAACCACTCGGGCTCATCCCGGCAAGCCGAAGTGCCATGAATACCGACAAATCCGCCGCCATTTCGTATAAATTTTTTAAAACTTTTTAGTTGTTCTTGCGAAAGGTCTCTAACGGTTGATTGAAGGAAAACAATAACATCAAACTGAGCGAGTGCCTCATCATTAAATCTACTGTTTAAGGCAGTCCAGGTCAGCCCAAAAGCATGTCTTTGAGCCATGTCCTGAAACTCGAGCATAGCAACCGGTTCGGTAAGGTTATGCCAATGATCGGGACTGGTATAAACCAACACCTCGAACTGGTTACGGCTGTGAGGCTGTCGAAAACGGTTGTCAACCTGGGCTTTTGCGTCATTTACACTTGTATAAAAGATGCAAATAAGAATCAAGTACAGATATTTTTTCATTTCAATTTCGTTTTAAAATTATTGAATTTCAATTAACGGAAACTCCCATTCATTCTGGTAATCAGGATAAATGTAAGCGTCGGCTTGATTATCCTGAAACTTTTTGACCTGGCAGATAATCGAGGGTTTTACCGCCTAATCTGCGAAATATTGGCAAGACAGGCCACTTGTATTGCCAGGCTTTCCTTGTCAAATTTAAATTTTATTGCGCCAAAACCAACGCTGCCCACTGCCCGCTGCCGGGTGCATCAAGCGACAGTGTTTCACCGGAAACGCGTTCCGCTTCCAGCCAGGCGCTTTTACTGATGTCCAGCCAACGGATGCTCAATGATGCATTCGAGTCAGAAATATCCAGCAGCACCTCGCCGCCCTCCGGGAAATAGACCGCGTATTGGTGTCCCGGTTCGGCCAGGCAATAGGCCTCGTTATCCTCGCACTCTGTCAGCAGGTCGTTGTGCGGCTCGCAGGTGAACACGGTCATCGCGTCGGTGAGCAGGCGCATGCCGCGGATATGTGTTTGCGCCAGTTCGCTCAGGCCAATGCCGAAAAAGTGTTTCGAAGGCCCGGGACGGTGAAACCGCGAAGACGCAAGTCCGCCGAACAGGTTGCGCCAGAACCGTCGGGTGCCTTCCTCAACGCTGGTGGTCCAACTGCCGATCTTTCCACCGTAAATTTTGATATTGTTGAGCGGTTTGGGATTGTCGGTGAGTTGTGAGCGAATCGACAGAATCTGATCATAATGATGTTGCCCGTTGTTGGCGGTGTTTTGCGAAATTTCGAAAAAATCATAATGCTTCCGGTCGTGCAGCAACTTGACCTGCTCTTCGGACTCGAAATTGGAATTGCGGCGCATATCGGCCAGATAGACGGGTTTGCCCGCCGTTTCGGCCAGGCCGCGGATAAAGCGCGCCCAGTATTTTCCCCATTCCGGCGGCTCGCCGATTTCGTTGTTCATGCAGTACAACACATTCGGATAGTCGAGGGAAATGGACAGCAGCTTTTCGACAAATTTTTCCTGAACCTGCCGGATCAGGGGGACATCCTTTAACGCCGGTACGGTATGAAAAAACAGATGATCGCTCGGTTTGTCGGATGAATAATAATCAATCCCGGTTGCCAGCCCCGATTCCTCGGCTGTATAGTTGATGTTCAGGGCGGGATTGAACGGGCAGCGTTCCCAGCCGACGTTATCCGGGCCGTATCCGAGAGGCGCTTCGGTTTTGAAATAATCCCAGGGATCCCAAATCTCGATTTGAACAATAATGTCGCGTTCGACACACAAATCAAGCAGGTTTGTAAAACGGCTCCAAAATTCATCATCCCACTGGTTCAGGTCGTACAAGCCGTTGTCGAGTTTTTTGAATGCCCAGGGATTGCCGGGATTGCGGCTGCTCATGGTGTTGCGGATATAGTTGCCGCCGCAGGCCGCCAGCGTATCGAGATGCGCCGCCAGTCCAACTGGATGGTTGAACAGATTGTCCTCACGCGAGCCGCCCAGCAGCAGCACGGGGTCGCCTTTGTATTGCCAATAGTACGGATTGGACGCGTACGGGCGTATGGCCGCCTCATTTTTGCCTTGCGGCGCATTGGCTTTTTGGCAGCTTGTGGTTATCATCAAAGTTGACAGGACGAGCACAGAGATCATTGATTGGTTCATGCTTTATCCTTTTCTTTTCGAGTCCGTCCATCAAGTTTTGTACACTGCATTCTTGCCGTCAGATCAATGCGGTATTTTTAACAACTCTATTTTTCGGAATTCAAGCGGTTGACTTTCGGCCTGCAAGGCAATGTACCCCTCGGACAGCGGTCTGCCGTCGTCCGCGCGTCTGAGATTGGTATAGGTCAACACCGTGTCGCCTTGCACCATGTGATGAACAATCGAATCGCCGTACACCGCCACTTCCAGTTGCACCCACTGATCGGCGGGATAGGCTTTCGAGTTCGAGTTCATGTTCCGCTCCGGGGCTTTTGCACCATTGATATCAATAATAGTCCCGATTTGACAGGCATTTGCCGTGACCGCCTCGCCCAATAATTGACATTCGATAGAGAGGGGGAAATGCACGAGAAGGTCCAGATTTTCATCCGTGGGGTCTGCAATGAACGGCATGGTTTCCGGCGCCTGCGCATGAATCATCACACCGCTGTTATTTTCGGTCCACCAGGGACTGTCGGGCAGCTTTTCACCGGTAAAACGGTACTCTAATCTCAAGCGGTAGTGAGAAAACGGTTCTTGATAAAAAAGATGTCCGTATCGGTTCTCGAACAATTCATACTCGTCATAACATACCTTGAGAAGACTGTCCTCGACCCGGAATGTGTTCAAATAGTTTTCGTTCAACTCGCAGCCGCTGAATTTCATGGTCCAGCCGTCAAGGTTGACGCCGTTGAAAAGCGAAATCCATTCCTGTTTTTCAGCATCA
This genomic window from candidate division KSB1 bacterium contains:
- a CDS encoding DUF1080 domain-containing protein — encoded protein: MKKLLILALAIGVLNSITCRHDAEKQEWISLFNGVNLDGWTMKFSGCELNENYLNTFRVEDSLLKVCYDEYELFENRYGHLFYQEPFSHYRLRLEYRFTGEKLPDSPWWTENNSGVMIHAQAPETMPFIADPTDENLDLLVHFPLSIECQLLGEAVTANACQIGTIIDINGAKAPERNMNSNSKAYPADQWVQLEVAVYGDSIVHHMVQGDTVLTYTNLRRADDGRPLSEGYIALQAESQPLEFRKIELLKIPH
- a CDS encoding ThuA domain-containing protein: MKKYLYLILICIFYTSVNDAKAQVDNRFRQPHSRNQFEVLVYTSPDHWHNLTEPVAMLEFQDMAQRHAFGLTWTALNSRFNDEALAQFDVIVFLQSTVRDLSQEQLKSFKKFIRNGGGFVGIHGTSACRDEPEWFRKLVGRVFTGHPEEQTAVLHVIHKNHPSTMHLPDKWIWTDELYSFGPELVDGLNYLVTADEATYDPDRTWGDDTRFTAMGDFHPLAWYHEFEGGRSFYTSFGHMPALFRDKNFLDHIYGGIYWAATGLGIY
- a CDS encoding plasmid pRiA4b ORF-3 family protein yields the protein MNKKEKIIYEYDFGDGWEHDIVLEKILAFDEDTQYPVCLDGEMNCPPEDCGGAFGYSDMLDILKDPDHKEYESTIEWLGGEFDPKYFDKESQ
- a CDS encoding family 16 glycoside hydrolase, which encodes MKTNNMIAAMRFVQRMDIRGALKIDHLILYIAIHLILFSALTVTGQPAPLSDYRWTLIKAENEDKVTGRHENAFVEYQGKFYLLGGRGVNPVNVFDPQTHSWKAKGKSPLEIHHFQAVVYGDAVYLMGAMTGGYPREHPLQHIWMYYPQTDTWKQGAEIPENRRRGGAGAVLYNDKIYLVGGIKFGHTSGTTNSFDSYDLKTGEWDILTDAPHIRDHFPAVVVDDKLYCIGGRNTSVHHPDNFGAFFSATVPQVDYYDFKEEKWFTLKEPLPVPTAAGGMVSIGTNLIYMGGEASQAQAYNQTQCLDLSTGTWTQLAPLSIGRHGSSAILYENNIYTAAGSPNKGGGNMTSIEVFSADHEWQSLFNGETLDGWQVKCREKDKDQTFWSVDDGAIYCNSLGSTDHGYVWLQNEKEYSDFELRLKFKVSRQHRGNSGVQIRSRYDDKAVVDEGGQAGWLDGPQVDIEPQNPWRNGFIYDETRDTRRWIHPSLPDWKIDKETYAPKRVIYYWEDEETGWNDMTIICRGTHIKTRVNNVVVSDYDGAGVLDDNAHQKYKVGMRGHIALQLHKNSQNKIWFKDIELRELK
- a CDS encoding NAD(P)-dependent alcohol dehydrogenase, whose translation is MKAVICARYGPPDVLKITQVEKPVPNNNEVLIKTAAATAHIGDTRIRRADPFPVRLAFGLFKPKKNLIPGMEIAGIIESVGNNVAAFKPGDAVFAFTGFGLGGYAEYRCLPVKNGNPERNGLIALKPGNLSCDKRPAVPAGALTALKNLQKADIRKGQSILINGASGSLGTYAIQLAKYYGANVTAVCSAGNFELVLSLGADKVIDYTREDFTKTGDRYDVVYDAVMKSSRRRCKPILKTNGVFLNNSHLEKMTENDLLFLKDLIEQNKLRPVLDRTYSLNDIVEAHRYVDQGHKRGNVAITICE